One Paenibacillus riograndensis SBR5 DNA segment encodes these proteins:
- a CDS encoding YtxH domain-containing protein produces MNKAETEYPVESGSTFFKGVFIGGLIGAAAALLFAPKPGREMRSDLSEKFSTATDKTKEVAGVVTDKTKSIAATVGEKATDLASTVSAKASDIFTTVNDSKQQIAATLSETGKKIGDTVGSASADVASDVKDASKDVAEEASASSKDIADTANDAKEEVKASYKSSY; encoded by the coding sequence ATGAATAAAGCAGAAACGGAATATCCGGTAGAGAGTGGAAGCACATTTTTCAAAGGAGTTTTTATCGGAGGTTTGATTGGTGCTGCTGCAGCATTGCTGTTCGCTCCCAAGCCGGGCCGTGAAATGCGCAGTGACTTGTCGGAAAAATTCTCGACCGCTACGGACAAAACCAAAGAGGTTGCCGGTGTCGTAACGGATAAAACCAAATCGATTGCTGCAACTGTTGGGGAAAAGGCTACGGACCTTGCCAGCACTGTGTCGGCCAAAGCTTCGGATATTTTCACCACAGTCAACGACAGCAAACAGCAAATAGCCGCCACTTTATCGGAAACGGGTAAAAAAATCGGTGATACGGTGGGGAGCGCATCCGCTGATGTCGCCTCTGACGTAAAAGACGCTTCCAAAGATGTTGCCGAAGAAGCTTCCGCTTCTTCCAAGGATATAGCGGATACGGCAAATGATGCCAAAGAGGAAGTTAAAGCCTCTTATAAATCCTCTTACTAA
- a CDS encoding DUF1128 family protein produces the protein MDLSQPTQENVEYMIEGIKSKLKMASAAAMQASAFSVKNYEDILDIYEVAMGSDRLSISQVEALVSELGRLRDK, from the coding sequence ATGGATTTATCGCAGCCTACCCAGGAAAATGTTGAATATATGATCGAGGGCATTAAGAGCAAGCTGAAGATGGCGAGTGCGGCAGCCATGCAGGCCTCTGCCTTTTCAGTGAAGAATTACGAGGACATTCTTGATATTTATGAAGTCGCGATGGGCAGTGACAGGCTGAGCATTTCCCAGGTGGAAGCGCTGGTCTCCGAGCTTGGACGCCTGCGGGACAAATAA
- a CDS encoding pirin family protein — translation MIMIKVITSAERHTSNREWIHSEFSFSFADYDDPSNAHFGALLAHNDNELSPGQGMHEHPHHDLEIITYVVSGVLKHQDDLGNHAELQGGSVQVMSAGTGINHSETNPSDSEHVRFLQIWLLPDQPGRQPKWDAKFYPAEHKTNTLLPVASGKGEEGALEIHENVTVYLSSLERSRELKYQQREDRRTHIYLISGHLEIACSDGVFQLEPGDAARIRKSCDLHLKGTGSDSNAEFILIDLP, via the coding sequence ATGATTATGATCAAAGTCATTACATCAGCAGAGCGCCATACTTCGAATAGAGAATGGATACACAGTGAGTTCAGCTTTTCTTTTGCCGATTATGATGACCCGAGCAATGCGCACTTTGGAGCCTTGCTGGCCCATAACGACAATGAGCTTAGCCCCGGGCAAGGCATGCATGAGCATCCGCATCATGATCTGGAGATTATTACTTATGTAGTCTCCGGGGTGCTGAAGCATCAGGATGACCTCGGCAATCATGCAGAACTGCAAGGGGGGAGTGTTCAGGTCATGAGCGCGGGGACGGGGATCAATCATTCGGAAACGAACCCGTCAGACAGTGAGCATGTCCGGTTTCTGCAAATATGGCTGCTCCCGGATCAGCCGGGGCGGCAGCCCAAATGGGATGCAAAGTTCTATCCGGCAGAGCATAAGACCAATACTCTTTTGCCTGTAGCATCAGGAAAAGGGGAAGAGGGTGCGCTGGAGATCCATGAGAATGTAACCGTCTACCTGTCTTCTCTGGAGCGGAGCCGGGAACTGAAATACCAGCAGCGTGAAGACAGGCGGACGCATATCTATCTCATCTCCGGCCATCTGGAGATTGCTTGCTCGGACGGAGTCTTCCAGCTAGAGCCGGGCGATGCGGCCCGCATCCGCAAGAGCTGTGATCTGCACCTTAAAGGAACGGGCAGTGACAGCAACGCGGAGTTCATACTGATTGACCTTCCATAG
- a CDS encoding sigma-70 family RNA polymerase sigma factor, whose product MNEKVTPPESMNEAVSLIWEYQQTKDNEIATALIRKYEPMVKMAAGKIARNRPDLYEDLYQVGQMALIRLLQQYDISLGIPFEPYAMKSMIGHMKNFLRDKSWYIQVPRRIKEKGALVQQAIDELTIRLERSPAVEEIAHYLDLTVEETVEVLAGRECYHYVSLDSPLSQEETGATLGELISSEANDYETVEKRMDLQQALGQLKEQEQQVLLLAFQDGQSQRAIAQKLGVSQMSVSRIQKRATEKLKQIMANSSY is encoded by the coding sequence ATGAACGAAAAAGTGACTCCCCCTGAGTCCATGAACGAAGCGGTAAGTCTGATCTGGGAATACCAGCAGACCAAAGATAATGAAATTGCAACAGCTTTGATCCGGAAATATGAACCGATGGTGAAGATGGCTGCCGGGAAGATTGCCCGCAACCGTCCTGACCTTTATGAAGATCTGTATCAGGTAGGCCAAATGGCGCTGATTAGACTGCTGCAGCAATATGACATCAGCCTGGGAATTCCGTTTGAGCCTTATGCTATGAAAAGCATGATCGGGCATATGAAAAATTTTCTGCGCGACAAATCCTGGTACATACAGGTTCCTAGAAGGATCAAAGAGAAGGGTGCCCTTGTTCAGCAGGCCATTGATGAGCTAACCATCAGATTGGAACGTTCTCCTGCAGTTGAGGAAATTGCCCATTATCTTGATCTTACCGTAGAAGAAACAGTCGAAGTCCTGGCCGGAAGAGAGTGTTACCATTACGTATCCCTGGATTCCCCGCTTTCTCAAGAGGAGACAGGTGCTACTCTTGGGGAACTCATCAGCTCTGAAGCCAATGATTATGAGACCGTGGAGAAGCGAATGGACCTGCAGCAGGCTCTGGGACAACTGAAAGAACAGGAGCAGCAGGTGCTGCTGCTGGCTTTCCAGGATGGCCAGTCACAGCGTGCCATTGCCCAGAAGCTTGGAGTGTCGCAAATGAGCGTATCGCGGATTCAAAAACGGGCTACAGAAAAGCTGAAGCAGATCATGGCGAATTCATCCTATTGA
- a CDS encoding DUF5665 domain-containing protein, with protein MGDAGSNTKRYEVEEHPFELRHEVKRLNARLDKIADSLEKSEFKDILENYTNPKKRIITNLMAGISRGLGLSLGTFVILGLLGYILSLFLNVPVIGEYLGEIKKYIDANS; from the coding sequence ATGGGAGATGCGGGCAGCAACACGAAAAGGTACGAAGTGGAAGAGCATCCCTTCGAGCTGAGGCATGAGGTCAAACGGTTGAATGCCCGGCTTGATAAAATTGCTGATTCCCTGGAAAAATCGGAATTCAAGGATATCCTTGAAAACTATACCAACCCTAAAAAACGGATTATTACCAATCTGATGGCAGGCATATCCCGCGGTCTGGGACTCTCGCTTGGCACCTTTGTGATTCTCGGCTTACTGGGCTATATTCTCAGCCTGTTCCTGAATGTGCCGGTGATCGGAGAATATCTTGGTGAAATCAAAAAATATATTGATGCCAATAGCTGA
- a CDS encoding sugar ABC transporter permease gives MNRKPEEAAKTIGSYALLILLSFISLFPAFWIVMSSFKTGNSLFSDTLIPRRMTLVHYQELFEQTKYLQWFLNTLKVAALSTLIGTSLLLLASYAISRYRFAGRKSMLTAFLVLQMFPGFMAMIAIYVLLNTLGLLNSHWALVLVYSSGSIITNVFVAKGFFDTIPKSLEDAARIDGASHMKVFLSIMMPLSKPMLTYASLMIFNGCFVDFIFADLILRTEEKRTLAVGLFRMVNQSNSTEFTLFAAGAVLVALPVTLLFIFLQRFLIDGLTAGAMKG, from the coding sequence ATGAACCGGAAACCGGAGGAAGCCGCAAAAACGATTGGCAGCTATGCCTTGCTTATTCTGCTTAGCTTCATCAGCCTGTTCCCCGCTTTTTGGATTGTGATGTCCTCGTTCAAGACGGGAAACAGCCTGTTCAGCGACACCTTGATTCCGCGCAGGATGACCTTAGTTCATTACCAGGAATTGTTTGAGCAGACCAAGTATCTGCAGTGGTTCCTGAACACACTCAAAGTTGCGGCGCTCTCGACACTCATCGGCACCTCTCTTTTACTGCTGGCCTCTTATGCTATATCCCGGTATCGTTTTGCGGGCAGAAAAAGTATGCTGACGGCGTTTTTGGTATTGCAAATGTTCCCGGGATTCATGGCGATGATTGCCATTTACGTGCTGCTGAACACACTGGGGCTGCTGAATTCGCACTGGGCCCTTGTGCTTGTTTATAGCAGCGGCTCAATAATTACGAACGTTTTTGTAGCCAAAGGCTTCTTTGACACCATCCCGAAAAGCCTGGAGGATGCCGCGCGGATAGACGGGGCGAGCCACATGAAAGTGTTCCTCTCCATCATGATGCCGCTGTCGAAGCCAATGCTCACCTATGCCAGTCTGATGATCTTTAACGGCTGCTTTGTGGACTTTATATTCGCTGACCTTATTCTGCGCACAGAGGAGAAGAGGACGCTTGCTGTTGGCCTGTTCCGCATGGTGAATCAGAGCAATTCCACCGAGTTCACCCTGTTCGCGGCAGGCGCGGTTCTGGTCGCTCTCCCGGTAACACTGCTCTTCATATTTCTGCAGCGGTTCCTGATTGACGGCCTGACTGCAGGCGCGATGAAAGGCTGA
- a CDS encoding sugar ABC transporter substrate-binding protein, whose amino-acid sequence MKRFKRSKMNAVSKIVVLCMLLVMTATACSSNSPNTAPSPKGGNNQTAETSAPENTADPEMEPEQGAKLMVWEAKEQLEYMKGVAADFEKKYGVPVNVEELAGGDQGGRLATDGPAKLAADVLTLPHDQISQAVKAGLLLPNDVFEEETKASMVETAVQASSYDGVLYGYPKSVETYALFYNKDLVPEAPKTWNDIIAFANTYNKPKENKFAIMWEFVGYYTYPFIGSFGGYIFGDSNSNPKDIGLNNEGTIKGFTFLQSLKKILPLNAGDITFDVKTQLFQEGKLAMNIDGPWSTGSFKDHVNFGVVPLPKGPNGEEMISFSGVKSYYVNSYTAYPVAARLFAHFASSKDNQLKNYKMTGAIPASIEAGESQEIKNDPITLGFFEQFQHSVPMPAISEINAVWEPLKAAFVSLWNDPGLDVKQTMDQTVKTIQSDLESK is encoded by the coding sequence ATGAAGAGATTTAAGCGTTCCAAAATGAATGCGGTATCAAAGATTGTAGTTCTATGTATGCTTCTGGTTATGACGGCCACAGCCTGCAGCTCCAACAGCCCGAATACTGCCCCCAGCCCGAAGGGCGGGAACAACCAGACTGCCGAAACTTCTGCTCCAGAGAATACCGCCGATCCGGAAATGGAGCCGGAGCAGGGAGCGAAGCTGATGGTTTGGGAAGCCAAGGAGCAGCTTGAGTACATGAAGGGGGTTGCCGCCGATTTTGAAAAAAAATACGGTGTCCCCGTCAACGTTGAAGAATTGGCGGGTGGCGATCAGGGGGGACGGCTGGCCACGGATGGCCCAGCCAAGCTTGCGGCCGATGTGCTGACCCTTCCGCATGACCAGATCAGCCAGGCCGTCAAAGCCGGTCTGCTGTTGCCCAATGATGTGTTTGAGGAGGAAACGAAAGCAAGCATGGTGGAGACAGCGGTGCAGGCATCATCCTATGATGGGGTTCTGTACGGTTATCCCAAGTCGGTAGAGACTTATGCGCTGTTTTATAATAAGGACCTGGTTCCCGAGGCCCCCAAGACCTGGAATGATATTATAGCTTTTGCCAATACGTACAACAAACCGAAAGAAAATAAATTTGCAATCATGTGGGAATTTGTCGGGTATTATACGTATCCGTTTATCGGCAGCTTCGGCGGCTATATTTTTGGCGACAGCAATAGCAATCCAAAGGATATCGGTTTGAATAATGAAGGGACAATCAAAGGGTTCACCTTTCTCCAGAGCCTGAAAAAAATCCTGCCGCTGAATGCGGGAGATATCACCTTTGACGTAAAAACCCAGCTTTTCCAGGAAGGGAAACTTGCCATGAACATTGACGGTCCGTGGTCCACAGGGTCGTTCAAGGATCATGTCAACTTCGGTGTGGTACCGCTTCCAAAAGGGCCTAACGGAGAGGAAATGATATCTTTTTCTGGCGTCAAATCCTATTATGTTAACTCTTATACCGCTTATCCCGTTGCTGCCCGGTTATTCGCACATTTTGCCAGCAGCAAGGACAATCAGCTTAAAAATTATAAAATGACCGGAGCGATCCCTGCAAGCATTGAAGCCGGAGAATCACAAGAAATCAAAAATGACCCCATTACCCTCGGGTTCTTTGAGCAGTTCCAACACTCTGTGCCAATGCCTGCCATATCAGAAATCAACGCCGTATGGGAACCCTTGAAGGCCGCATTTGTGTCCTTGTGGAATGATCCGGGTCTTGATGTCAAGCAGACTATGGATCAGACGGTTAAGACGATTCAGTCCGATCTGGAGTCGAAATAA
- a CDS encoding sugar ABC transporter permease, with the protein MPKKTGAAVLSAVIPGLGQMYNRQWLKGLAFLLTGMAWFYFMTHGLTGHLRGLITLGELPSRMVKVGKMTRMVEGDHSIFMMINGLMALLALLLYCGFYLLNIRDAFMVGAARARQEQIRSFGQSLKYMGRRHFAYLVLAIPLTAIVFLTILPLVFSVLLAFTNYADPILPPANLVDWVGFGNFKKMLSLDVWSTTFGGILTWTLCWAVIATVTTYIGGVLVAVLIHQPRVRFKKLWRTLLIVPFAIPNMISLLVMRNMFNNQFGPVNKYLGMIGLNGLPWLTDPFWAKVTVILANMWIGIPVTMILAFGVLTTIPRDLYEAAEVDGAGSAHKFRMITLPMVLFATAPILIMQFAGNINSFNVIYLMTNGEPVNPHYQYAGDTDLLVTWLYKLALNQSQYSFASVIGIIIFLLVATFSIWSYRRTRSYKEEDMIT; encoded by the coding sequence ATGCCAAAAAAAACAGGCGCAGCGGTGCTTTCGGCTGTAATCCCGGGCCTGGGCCAGATGTACAATAGGCAGTGGTTGAAAGGGCTGGCGTTCCTGCTGACGGGTATGGCCTGGTTCTATTTCATGACCCATGGTTTGACCGGTCATCTGCGCGGTCTGATTACATTAGGCGAGCTGCCAAGCCGCATGGTCAAGGTGGGTAAAATGACCCGGATGGTAGAGGGCGACCACTCCATTTTCATGATGATTAACGGCCTGATGGCCCTGCTTGCGCTGCTCTTGTACTGCGGATTTTATCTGCTGAATATCAGAGATGCCTTCATGGTCGGAGCTGCGCGGGCGAGACAGGAGCAGATCCGGTCCTTTGGCCAATCGCTTAAGTATATGGGCCGCAGACATTTTGCCTATCTGGTGCTGGCCATCCCCTTAACGGCTATAGTTTTTCTGACGATCCTGCCGCTTGTGTTCTCGGTCCTCCTGGCGTTTACAAACTATGCGGACCCGATTCTGCCCCCGGCTAATCTGGTGGACTGGGTCGGCTTCGGCAACTTTAAGAAGATGCTGAGCCTGGATGTATGGAGCACCACTTTTGGCGGTATTCTGACATGGACCTTGTGCTGGGCGGTGATCGCCACGGTAACGACTTACATCGGAGGGGTCCTTGTCGCAGTGCTCATTCACCAGCCGCGCGTCCGCTTCAAAAAGCTGTGGCGGACTCTGCTGATCGTGCCTTTTGCCATTCCCAATATGATCTCGCTGCTCGTGATGCGCAATATGTTCAACAACCAGTTCGGACCGGTCAATAAATATCTGGGGATGATTGGGCTGAACGGCCTGCCTTGGCTGACAGACCCGTTCTGGGCTAAAGTCACCGTTATACTGGCCAACATGTGGATCGGCATTCCGGTTACGATGATCCTTGCCTTCGGTGTGCTGACGACCATACCGCGGGACTTGTATGAGGCAGCTGAGGTGGACGGTGCCGGATCGGCGCATAAGTTCCGGATGATCACATTGCCGATGGTGCTTTTTGCAACCGCCCCCATTCTCATTATGCAATTCGCAGGCAATATCAACAGCTTTAACGTGATCTATCTTATGACTAACGGAGAGCCGGTCAATCCCCATTATCAGTATGCGGGCGACACCGATCTGCTCGTGACCTGGCTGTATAAATTGGCGCTGAACCAATCGCAGTACAGCTTCGCTTCCGTCATCGGAATTATCATCTTCCTGCTGGTTGCCACATTCTCCATCTGGAGCTACCGCCGGACACGATCCTATAAAGAGGAGGACATGATTACATGA
- a CDS encoding STAS domain-containing protein, with translation MNTNKSEKFHTRTETEGNVSTVYLIGELDLSVAPDFRLVMEPLVGDTGLDLVINLKELRYIDSTGIGILLSILKARHGMDVKFSVEEVPPQIQKLFDMTGISKFFAPQENSH, from the coding sequence ATGAATACAAATAAAAGCGAAAAGTTCCACACAAGAACTGAAACTGAAGGCAATGTAAGCACGGTTTATTTAATCGGTGAGCTCGATTTGTCGGTTGCTCCCGATTTTCGTCTGGTTATGGAACCGCTCGTAGGGGACACTGGGCTTGATCTTGTGATTAATCTGAAGGAATTGAGATATATCGACAGCACAGGGATTGGGATTCTGCTCTCTATTTTAAAAGCAAGACATGGAATGGATGTTAAGTTTTCGGTCGAAGAAGTTCCGCCGCAAATACAGAAATTATTTGACATGACAGGTATCTCCAAGTTTTTTGCCCCCCAAGAGAATTCCCACTAG
- the rsbW gene encoding anti-sigma B factor RsbW, whose product MSDDVQKVVLQLPASAEYVDIVRLNLYGIASKMGFTYEDIEDMKVAVSEACNNSVLYAYGQEDGLVDVIFEVGSSALSITVKDEGESFDGMDASGERMTLHDKELNDVQVGGLGFYLMQALMDDVSVVSEAGKGTVVTLTKRLNFSEEKV is encoded by the coding sequence ATGAGTGATGACGTGCAAAAAGTAGTTCTTCAGTTACCCGCAAGCGCAGAATATGTCGATATCGTCAGATTGAATTTATATGGCATTGCCTCCAAGATGGGTTTTACTTATGAGGACATTGAGGATATGAAAGTAGCTGTATCGGAAGCCTGTAACAATTCTGTACTCTATGCCTACGGTCAGGAAGACGGTTTGGTTGACGTAATCTTTGAAGTTGGATCAAGTGCCTTGTCCATCACGGTCAAAGATGAGGGGGAGAGCTTTGACGGTATGGATGCGTCCGGTGAACGCATGACGCTGCATGACAAAGAGCTGAATGATGTTCAGGTAGGCGGGCTGGGATTTTACCTAATGCAAGCGCTCATGGATGACGTTAGCGTTGTGAGCGAAGCAGGAAAAGGGACAGTCGTAACCCTGACCAAACGGCTTAATTTCAGCGAGGAGAAGGTATGA
- a CDS encoding alpha-glycosidase → MIHLESVYHRMGQNWSYAYDETVIHIRLRTKRDDVSRVDLICGDKYGWDRTHSEYAMERLSSDNLFDYWQAAVRPPHRRLAYYFALHQDGNTVYFLEKGFLEHPPEIIYEGLFDFPILSPEDVHQPPAWVKDAVFYQIFPERFANGDPSNDPEGVLEWGGTPSPTNFFGGDLQGVLEHLDYLCALGINAIYFNPLFAATTNHKYDTADYLRIDPHFGTNELLKELVDACHAKGIRVLLDGVFNHCGHTFPPFMDVLENGRASRYADWFHVKEWPPVVNGGIPTYDTFAFEPIMPKFNTANPEVKEYLLKVGRYWIEEIGVDGWRLDVANEVSHQFWRDFRTMVKQINPDAYLVGEIMHDSLPWLLGDQFDAVMNYQLTNMLLNFFARGQTSAGQFSRSVGTLLANYPQQITEVSFNLLDSHDTVRFLTLCGGDIRRLKLAFLFLMTYQGTPCIYYGDEIGMDGEYDPHNRKCMEWEPRKQNQDLLEYYRWAIRLRKANSAFRSSAIKFLEHPEHPELLVYERWDEHDRFLVIMNNSELPIDAHISALKPESTWINLELQQPADIGERGQLQLPAYGYVILRET, encoded by the coding sequence ATGATTCACCTGGAAAGCGTTTATCACCGGATGGGCCAGAACTGGTCCTATGCCTACGACGAGACTGTAATCCATATTCGCCTCCGGACGAAACGGGACGATGTATCACGGGTAGATTTGATTTGCGGAGACAAATACGGCTGGGACAGAACCCATTCCGAATATGCGATGGAACGTCTGTCCAGCGATAATTTGTTCGATTACTGGCAGGCTGCCGTTCGGCCGCCTCACCGCCGGCTGGCCTATTATTTTGCGCTGCACCAAGACGGAAATACAGTATATTTTCTTGAAAAGGGGTTTCTGGAACATCCCCCTGAAATTATCTATGAGGGCTTATTTGACTTTCCAATACTGAGTCCTGAAGATGTGCACCAGCCGCCCGCTTGGGTGAAGGATGCTGTTTTTTATCAGATATTCCCGGAACGTTTCGCGAACGGGGACCCTTCCAATGATCCCGAAGGCGTATTGGAATGGGGGGGCACACCGAGCCCGACAAATTTTTTTGGCGGAGACCTGCAAGGCGTGCTGGAGCATTTGGATTATCTGTGCGCACTTGGCATTAACGCCATCTATTTTAACCCGCTCTTCGCGGCAACCACCAATCACAAATACGACACTGCAGATTATTTAAGAATAGACCCCCATTTCGGGACAAATGAACTGCTGAAAGAACTTGTGGATGCTTGCCATGCAAAGGGAATCCGTGTGCTGCTGGACGGCGTATTTAACCATTGCGGCCATACCTTCCCCCCCTTTATGGATGTGCTGGAGAACGGGCGCGCTTCGCGTTATGCTGACTGGTTTCATGTGAAAGAGTGGCCTCCCGTCGTAAACGGAGGAATCCCTACCTATGATACCTTCGCCTTTGAGCCGATTATGCCTAAATTTAACACAGCGAATCCGGAAGTCAAGGAATACCTGCTGAAGGTCGGCCGCTATTGGATTGAGGAAATCGGTGTGGACGGATGGCGCCTGGATGTCGCCAATGAGGTTTCCCATCAATTCTGGCGCGATTTCCGCACGATGGTCAAACAGATCAATCCCGATGCTTATCTCGTTGGAGAAATCATGCATGATTCCTTGCCATGGCTGCTCGGAGACCAGTTCGACGCCGTAATGAATTATCAGCTGACGAACATGCTGCTGAACTTTTTTGCCCGTGGGCAGACCAGTGCCGGGCAGTTCTCGCGGTCGGTCGGAACTTTACTGGCCAATTATCCGCAGCAGATTACGGAAGTCTCCTTTAATTTGCTGGACAGCCACGATACCGTACGTTTCCTGACCCTGTGCGGCGGGGATATCCGGCGTCTGAAACTGGCCTTTCTGTTCCTGATGACCTATCAGGGCACGCCTTGTATTTATTACGGGGATGAAATCGGCATGGATGGGGAGTATGATCCACACAACCGGAAATGCATGGAATGGGAACCCCGGAAACAGAATCAGGACCTGCTGGAGTATTACCGCTGGGCTATCCGGCTGCGCAAAGCGAACTCCGCATTCCGCAGCAGTGCGATTAAATTTCTTGAACACCCGGAGCACCCGGAGCTGCTTGTTTATGAACGGTGGGATGAGCACGACCGGTTCCTGGTAATCATGAACAACTCCGAACTTCCCATAGACGCCCACATTTCAGCGCTTAAACCAGAAAGCACCTGGATCAATCTGGAGCTCCAGCAGCCGGCAGACATCGGGGAACGGGGACAGCTCCAGCTGCCCGCCTACGGATATGTGATTCTTCGCGAGACTTAA
- the yyaC gene encoding spore protease YyaC: protein MAIREQESRKRKKRDASGLIFFFREIASQHPPEQITFLCIGTDRSTGDALGPLTGSQLLEQGFPHVSGTMPSPCDADNLEARIAEIPAGQIVIAVDACLGPPASLGYFLTADEPLRPAQSVGLNLPAVGHYSLAAIVDVYGPRPYRTLQSTPLHRVMVMAKQIALAAAAGFGMETGKAFQD from the coding sequence TTGGCAATCAGGGAGCAGGAAAGCAGAAAACGCAAGAAAAGGGATGCTTCCGGGCTGATATTCTTCTTCCGGGAGATCGCGTCCCAGCATCCGCCGGAGCAGATCACGTTTCTGTGCATCGGCACAGACCGGTCCACAGGTGATGCGCTTGGGCCGCTGACCGGCAGCCAGCTCTTGGAGCAAGGCTTTCCGCATGTAAGCGGGACAATGCCTTCTCCGTGCGACGCAGATAATTTGGAGGCACGGATAGCGGAGATTCCTGCCGGGCAGATTGTTATCGCCGTTGACGCCTGTCTGGGTCCCCCGGCTTCACTTGGCTATTTCCTGACGGCTGATGAGCCGCTGCGGCCGGCACAATCGGTGGGGCTTAACCTTCCGGCAGTGGGGCATTACAGCTTGGCAGCTATTGTAGATGTCTATGGACCACGGCCATACCGGACGCTGCAGAGTACTCCCCTGCACAGAGTGATGGTAATGGCCAAACAGATAGCGCTGGCGGCTGCGGCCGGTTTCGGGATGGAGAC